ACGGAAACTAGCGGCCATCAGTTCAGTGGTTCCTATGTCGAAACAAGGGTCCGTAtgtgatgttttctttttcttccttttgccttTATTGGCTCGAAGCTATCCCTATTTAGAGAAGCATGAATAGCGACAGCGTGCTTTTCTGAAATTCGAGGAAGCAGCATGCGAGGAATCGAACTTGggataaaactaaaaaacttcaTTAACGATAGGCATgataaaaggaagagaaaagttAAAAGCTATGTAGATTCGCATGATCACGGTTATCATTATATGAATGTCACTTCAAGATTTACTTATTCGATGGTCATATGCATATTAACGGCATCAAAATTTTAACAGTTACATTGTGGATCTACTAAATATGTGATGTTTGAGTTATTTGCTGAGTCAATTATAATATGGCTGtgaatctaaaatattttagattacTACAAAACTATGCACAGGGCAAATTTCATTGTAGATATTGCCAAATTAACGACTCCAATGTTGGCAAACAAGTTTGATGTTGTTGACATATCCTGTTTTCATTATTATCGCTACTCAAAGAATAGTTGGACTTGCATCATACCACACAATATAACCCTAGACTAAAGAACCGTAGCCCGTCTCCTACTCTTCTCTTGCCCTATGTTAACATGGCCCCTGCCCCTACGATCGCCACCATTGCTCCTGTCACCACCTCCTCCGGTGAAGCCGTAGCGGACCTTTATGTGCAATGGCTACAATTGCTGCCGTCAGTCTCTGTCCTCCGCCTTAATTCTCTTATGTCTCTATCCAAAGTTGCATCGCATATATGCAAAGCTAGATTCTAGCAACAGCGAGGGTGCAGTAGTCGAGGAAGGCAGTGGCAAAGctggtgggggagagagagagaaagagagagagggagagagatggaaaCCTAGATCGAAAGTAGGTGAGTGGGACGATGGATTCCGGTGGTGTGCTAGGCTAGTGACGGTGGCGGGATTCAGGCGGGGCGCGGAGGGTGTGCTCTATGCAGGGGCgtaggggagggagggagcggGCGGAGGAGAGCCAAAATTTTCGGGAGATGTAAACAAATAGGCAAAAGTATTAACCCCCGCCCGAAACGTATACTTCTTGAGGAGGGTCTGGCCACGCCGATTCGAGTCAATCACTACAAAATACTTCGCCATCTTGTCATGCCACGGATTAATGTTTTACGATTAAAAAACCGATGCTCTCGTTGATTGTCCCAGCTTGGTTTGTCATTCTTTATTGTTAATTGTCGATTGTATTAGCTGAGCTAGTGTGCTGAGGTGGAATACTCACGACCTTAAATAAATCTTCAGGAGACATAAGACTGACCATCAAtctattgaacatttttaaacAAAGGTTGTGTGAGTACGGAGAAATTGACAATATATGTGTCATTCACATGAACCGGCGACTCAAGTGTCGGATTTGAAGAGACGACGCAACGTCCATGTGTGAATATGCTTATTTGTTATCCTAATCAGTGTACAGTGTACATGACTTTGAATATGTCTAACAATGGTACCGAAGAAAGTTGTTGTAGAAGACATTTTCATTGCACAAATTATCCAATATTGAATATTAATTAGGTCAACATTCACAATAGGCACCTGGCTTAATTgtattttgtttgtattgttGTTGTGACTCGTGAGTATTGTGTGAGGAAAGTGGAGATTTCGAATGACACGCATCACCCCATAATGAAATATTACTCCATTATCAATATTCGTAATCTATTCTATAGTTTAATGCTTACTTTATAAACTTTAGCATTTACTTTAAGCAAAAAGTACTATTGACGCGTCATCATATGATTCCATAACTCATTCTGTGCTAAtattaggaaataaaataaattttgcatttcTATGAGAAGAATTATCTGATATTCATAATCTAAGATAAAATGATGTGTGGCCACCCAATATTAACCCTAGCAGTGCACTTTCAAATTATCTAAttacatataaaaaataaatatccaaatttAGTGCCCACCCCGAAATGACTAGAATAGTCATATTATCAATAtaaagaagtaaagaaaaaagattacaTGTTATTAATGAAAATCTTGTAttcccaaatatatatatatatataataatcaaAATCTGCCATCTCCTAAAGCAGTTTTCTAGAATAAATCTTCCGCTTTCGTGTATGTTGACAAATAGCAGCTTCACCTCTGAAATCCTCGTACCTTTGTCATGCCAAAAAACATCCATATACATTAAAATCAACAAGGAGGCGCATGGCAAGTGCACCAGAACCGttactgtttttgtttttgtttttttttttggacaagtaGAACCGTTACTGTTAAAAGATaaggtttctttttctctatctttttccttctcccttgcattttctttttaattttccctttttcatgtAGTTCTCTTAAAAACATGTTATAAGtatactaaaaatttcaaaacttgtcatgaaagtgtaattgaatcataaaacttttaaaaaatgtaatcaagtcctaaaattaatcaaattagtatacttgaATCCTTTTGTTAATTTCGTCTAACTTAGCTAAAGAAAAATACCAATGtagcttctttttttaatattttccctCTCTTATATGGTGATGacatggctaaaacataaaacATAAGGATAAGATGACATTGTTAtggtccaattttgatttttaatacaaattttatttaaattaaattataaaaataagctcttttttttttttttttttttttttaaaggagatGTGAGAAAAGGGCGGTGAGGGTGGGGCATGGTTGATTGGGGCGTTGATCCCTATCTGTCTTGGCAACCCTCGTTGCAGCCCTCCCCGGATCGAGCGAGGGTTGCCAGCCATTGGCTGAGGTTTGGCAATCCTTGCTAATTCCGACAACGGTGGGGCCACTTGGTTTCTCACATCTCCTTCaaaatttaacttatttttaatttaatttaaataaaatttatattaaaaataagctTTGGACCAAGACGACATTGTTTTAGTTTCATCATCACCATGTAGGAAataaagaataacaaaaaaaatccatgtcGATATTTTCCGTCAATCGAATTGaacaaaattaatggaatgatttgattataccaatttgataagttctaaaatttgattacattttttgtaagttttattattcaattatactttcatgacaagttttagaattttcaatgcacttatcctAAAAAAATGCATCAAAATGATTTGTTCATTCCTTGTAAGATGAAACACCGTGTGGTGAGATACGACACAATACCATGTCATGACTTGATCTCGATATATAATAAGCAAATTTGAATGCCATGATAATTGTTTTATATGAATAATTATGATTTTCATGGAGTATGTCTATTAGTTATGAATGTAAATTTTCGACACAAAACAGCTTCATGATTCTAAGGGCAAAATTTGCaactttaagttaaattaaaaccATGTCCACTTAGTCAACACAGTTTTGATCGATTTACATCCATATTCAATTTGTAACAGTGCATCCATATTAAATCTTCAATGAGATGTTGAACAATTACATGGAGAAGCATATAAGGAAATCTCTTGAAATACAGTGTGACTTGTATTTGTAAAGTGTAATGTGTCATTTTAAAATGTAAACGCGTGACGAACAAGTGCAATATGAAAGTGAACATTGCTCGAAAATTGTTAGAACCGAATTTAAGAGTTCTATAGCTACTCGTTCTCGATTCATTTGAGATTGGATTATGAACAATAATGGAAACTATGTTCTCCTGTCTATGTTTCTATGTGTCATCcctttaaaatatggagagattcctcggcatgggtcctcaacaatgcaatttattaaacaaatatcCAGAAGTCCCCATCCCCACAACCTTCGATTCTCACATGTGCAAAGTCCAATACTcgaaccctaacaatcaccaatcatcgcacatttcacatccgaccactacaaattactttcgcacatcacaattcaacaccctgaatgaatcacacatcacagtgGATGAGGCGACGTCGAGCCCTACACTGAGCCCTAATTTCCCCCCCctcgagccctacaccgagcctatATTTCAATGCCGCTCTAAACCTGTCAATTTGAACCCCCCAATAGGATTGTAGCACTACATCTCAGCCattaaatctcacatcaagccCGACCTTTCCTGTGAGCCCCAAATTTGAAGTCCGAGCCTAATAAACGAgtcggagccctaatttcaccacggggagaggaagaagagaaaaacctgAGCAAATCGACGACGGCGATGAGCGCGCTCGGCAGCGGCGACCGGACGCCCGACCGACGACGGCGACCGACAAAGGcgagcgacgacggcggcgatcACTGCGAACGGCGGGCGTGAACGGCGATGGATGGATGGAGAGGACGTCGACCTACGTGAACCGACaaatgttaaattccaaataaacgaacgacgtcgttttgtttgGCCAAGTGCACAGTGGATGGGGcgacgtcgttttcctcctccacgtctgctttttaaaaaaaaaaattgccacatcgttAAGCTtgtcgccggaaaatgccacgtcgtATTTTGGCCGGTttcgccggattggcacttaagtgtcccattttactccgatgatggcacttaagtgtaccatttttaaagttatggcacttaagtgtcggcgtgccaagttatggcactccaggtgtcccgaCCTCGCGATTTCCCCCAATGTAGATATCAAGTTTGTGTCGCATGGTCCTAACATTCAAGATTTCTAGAGCTTTGCATAAGTCATTTCATCCTCCTAGTCATGTATAACAACGTCGTCTCGATTTCCACGATTGACCTACGAGCAATAAACTCATAAATTGGAATTCATTAAACTCAAATTGCGGTGTGATCGtgtgtctattttttttttttttttgaataacgtaatttgagacaaaatgaatatatctttcagGTCGTTATCCAAGCATCCAGATCCTTGCGGGAAAGAATATTCTAGCTATGAGTCTATGACCTTTCAAAGTACTATAATGGGCTGCCATGGATAAAAAGGACTGATATCGAACGCAAAGTTAGTCAAGTTTGACTAGCGCTATTGAGACCTAGTTGATTAATTAGGGATAATATCACTTACTCGGTCAACTAAAGGAGTCCAATTCATCAGTTTATAGTAAATATCGACGAATATACCACCAATTCCAACATTATTCgcattttaacctttttttttccgtgaATGTATCATCGATTCTATCAAATATAAATCTTATAAGCTTAGCGAATGGAATGTATCCTTATATGGTCGAGACGGTCATTGCTATgtaccaaaattaattgaaagagcTAATGAAATGAACTTGAGAGCGAAATGCGCCGCAGAGATAATACGCAGCTTCTCTTTCGCAGTGTTAAGGGCTTCAAAGGATCGTGATGTGCTTGAGAGAAGGGAGCTGAGGAGATTTGATCAAGGATCGAAATTCCTTCacttaaaaaatagaaaattgagagagagataatTATTGAAAGATATTAACTTAATCGGCAAATAGATTTGCCTTCATCATTCACATgactttattgattttgatacaTATAAAGCTCTTGCCTCATCCTAATGGGGCATTATTTTGACATGATTGTTCATCATCCAACATacaagttctttttcaataagGCTTCTGGCCTACATAGTTGCCGGGAGGATCATAGTTACAAGTGACCAAAGTACCGCCCGTTGCACACTTGGCCTTCGCGCATCCAAGCCGAACCGAGTTGCGCCACACCACTTGAGTGTAATGCCCGCAGACCTTCCCTGGCGCGCACGAGTTGGAATTGTAGTTGTAGTACGGCTTCTCCCCAACCCACATGTTCACCGCTCTCGTGCCGGTGAGATCAGGGGAAGCCCACGCGAGATTCTCCCCATAGGGTCCGCCTGAGTGAACCAGCCGCGTGCAATCCCTGGCGTGCTTTTGAGCATAATCCCTGGCATAGCCGGCAACGCGCTCGTCCCAAGTGATTCGGTCGACACCGACCTGAGAGCGGGCCGCGTTGTGGGCGGCGACGTAGTCTTGGGGAGAGTCCTGGGCGATGGACAGAGGGATCAGCGCCAGGGCTAGTGCGACGAGGAAAATGTTATGGAGAGGAACACTCATACGGGAACTCATATTGAGAGAGACTTAAAGGTTGGCAAAGGAAGGTCTTAGTTGATTGATGAAGAGATAGGCAATAGCTAAGGGGGTATTTATATGGTGATCATGTGGAAAATCTGTCCATTTGGAAAagtcaaatgttcaaaatgggCGACCATGACTAAAAGAGTGCCCGTCGAATTGATTGATGATAATgtgataattttcatatttttattttctcttgaaaataataatattttcgaGAAATATTGAGGACAGATATTGGACAACGTTAATTATTGTACCATTGATGATGacttcgtcttcttcttgttattgtttttctttcccttttatttcaattttagcGATAGGAATATTGAGGACAAATAGCGACTCCATCGATTCTTTACATGATCATTGGACGCCTTAAAAGGTGACTTATCTTGaaactcttttctctctttccacaAAAATTGTCGTCTCTTGGGTAATAGTTTTTCTCCCCCACCTTTGACTGTTTCTTTTGGCGCTTTATGCTAAATTGGTTTCGCGTCTAAGTCACTTATAATTAACCAATAGCTGAAAGATCAATCTCAAGTAGTCAAGTTTGAtgcattctctttttttttttttttgccttaacTTGTGTTTGCACGAAAacgattttgaaaaatgttaaaCACATGAATAAGATTTTCATTTCAGGttataattagaaattcaataataaatctCGAAAACATTATTTAGTTTGACAAAGTAACAATTG
The window above is part of the Eucalyptus grandis isolate ANBG69807.140 chromosome 6, ASM1654582v1, whole genome shotgun sequence genome. Proteins encoded here:
- the LOC104429873 gene encoding pathogenesis-related protein 1, whose translation is MSSRMSVPLHNIFLVALALALIPLSIAQDSPQDYVAAHNAARSQVGVDRITWDERVAGYARDYAQKHARDCTRLVHSGGPYGENLAWASPDLTGTRAVNMWVGEKPYYNYNSNSCAPGKVCGHYTQVVWRNSVRLGCAKAKCATGGTLVTCNYDPPGNYVGQKPY